In Leptospira selangorensis, the following are encoded in one genomic region:
- a CDS encoding cation diffusion facilitator family transporter: protein MPENSRAFLFAFLLNFGFAGIEFVGGYFFDSLAILSDSLHDLGDSGFLALAWIFQKIAAKPRTQTFTFGYRRLSLSAALVNSFVLFLGSFGILFFAVTKLNEPGSPNGWGMLGLSVLGVIVNGAALFKLKNSSGLNAKTAFLHLLEDVLGWVAVFFGSIALIIFGWSWVDPVLSIAISLWVGIQSFRNLRKILLLHLQSSPEGIDTKELENRILKLKGVRSVHDLHLWSMDGDYHVLTLHVGVQETSIVQAQKLKEKIRNITKEFHIPHATVEVEPAGAECPYQEC from the coding sequence ATGCCTGAGAACTCTCGTGCATTCCTATTTGCATTTCTTTTAAACTTCGGATTTGCAGGGATAGAATTTGTAGGCGGATATTTTTTCGACAGCTTAGCAATTCTTTCCGATTCTCTTCATGATCTGGGAGACAGTGGTTTCTTAGCTCTTGCTTGGATCTTCCAAAAGATCGCAGCAAAACCAAGGACCCAAACCTTTACATTCGGTTACAGAAGACTCAGTCTTTCTGCCGCATTAGTAAATTCTTTTGTTCTATTTTTAGGATCTTTCGGGATCTTATTCTTTGCTGTTACCAAATTAAACGAACCAGGTTCTCCGAATGGTTGGGGAATGTTAGGTCTCTCCGTATTAGGTGTGATCGTAAACGGAGCTGCATTATTCAAATTAAAGAATAGTTCCGGTTTAAATGCAAAGACTGCGTTCCTTCATCTTCTAGAAGATGTACTGGGATGGGTTGCAGTATTCTTCGGTAGTATTGCTCTGATCATATTCGGATGGTCTTGGGTAGATCCGGTTTTATCCATCGCTATCTCTCTTTGGGTTGGGATCCAATCCTTCCGTAATTTAAGAAAGATACTTCTTTTACATTTGCAATCTTCTCCCGAAGGGATCGATACGAAGGAATTAGAAAATCGTATCTTAAAATTGAAAGGAGTTCGTTCGGTTCATGATCTTCATCTTTGGTCCATGGATGGAGATTATCATGTTCTAACTCTTCATGTGGGTGTTCAGGAAACTTCTATCGTTCAAGCTCAGAAGCTAAAAGAGAAGATCCGCAATATCACCAAAGAATTTCATATCCCTCATGCAACTGTGGAAGTGGAACCTGCAGGTGCAGAATGCCCGTACCAAGAATGTTGA
- a CDS encoding PAS domain-containing sensor histidine kinase, which yields MNLQRLKRSIYPPLSADPEKDVSIKLLYGLMYITFTVAVLYRIIHPLISEKPKNVYYSFYIIPTAVIICHLLAKSGRVKLGSNIMIFLQWLALCIVSMREGGVYATSFSQFMIIIVLASLILGQIGSLFYALLSFSVGLLSIYLKSKGMIPAPNFPTGEWSAFIGNSVGFFMSWILMKFGLSGLSKIREELSRAQIHAKLGGITLNLETKEVTLTKEYRIMLGDKSAKGSVTILMDQFLEKYIEGDDKERIVSILAEGAKHFNDPSYSTEFIFKAKGDDGKTRYILAKGKYKDSIIGYGTGQDITEKHIAGEEIKASQELFSKVFKLSPYATSISNFEDGTYVDINDGFTELLGFTREEAIGRTSVELGIWLSSAEREFFKEKIIKDGFLHNEEVTFRTKDGRYLQVEFSTRFTVIDGERRMINMVKDVSSKKEAEKLKILNNEISAQNELIEKQKTELESALAHLQKTQNQLILSEKMASLGQLVAGIAHEINNPIGVIRAANESVKSHFDRVLDRMQEAASVLQNLGNEAKIEFQTLLKKGRAYQEIIPPKVVRAKTKILESRLKELGIFEARNLAEGLIEAGLEAALEDFPKLFTGEKIQQVLQYALDEIQASRSSKLVDMSVDRTSKIVYALKNFSHFSNGGPKAPVDIRESIDTVLTIYQNQLKSGIEIIKEYEAGTPIVPGYSDDLLHVWTNLIYNAAQAMGFKGILKINVGNREKDKICIKISDNGPGIPESIQERIFEPFFTTKAPGEGSGLGLDIVKRIVENHGGTIGFETSSDGTAFLVILPQ from the coding sequence ATGAATCTACAACGTCTTAAAAGATCGATTTATCCTCCATTATCCGCCGACCCTGAAAAAGACGTTTCGATCAAACTTCTTTATGGTCTGATGTATATCACCTTCACAGTTGCGGTCTTATATAGGATCATTCATCCCCTTATTTCTGAAAAACCTAAGAACGTTTATTATTCTTTCTATATTATTCCAACTGCAGTGATCATTTGCCACCTTCTCGCTAAATCGGGAAGGGTTAAACTCGGCTCAAATATCATGATCTTCCTACAATGGTTGGCCCTTTGTATCGTGTCTATGAGAGAAGGTGGAGTTTATGCTACATCATTCTCTCAATTTATGATCATTATAGTGCTGGCTTCTTTGATCTTAGGACAAATTGGATCTTTATTTTACGCACTTCTTTCCTTTTCAGTAGGACTCTTGAGTATATATTTAAAGTCGAAGGGAATGATACCTGCTCCAAATTTTCCTACAGGAGAATGGTCAGCATTCATAGGGAATTCAGTAGGCTTCTTCATGTCCTGGATCTTAATGAAATTCGGTCTATCAGGATTATCTAAAATACGAGAAGAATTATCCAGGGCGCAGATCCATGCCAAATTAGGCGGGATCACTTTGAATTTAGAGACTAAGGAAGTAACCTTAACTAAAGAATATCGTATCATGCTTGGGGATAAATCAGCAAAAGGATCCGTGACTATATTAATGGATCAGTTTTTAGAAAAATATATAGAAGGGGATGATAAGGAAAGAATCGTATCTATCCTTGCAGAAGGAGCAAAACATTTTAACGATCCTTCTTACTCCACTGAATTTATTTTTAAAGCTAAAGGCGACGACGGAAAAACCAGATATATTTTGGCTAAAGGGAAATATAAGGATTCCATAATTGGTTATGGAACCGGGCAAGATATTACCGAAAAACATATAGCAGGCGAAGAGATCAAAGCAAGTCAGGAATTATTCTCTAAAGTATTCAAATTAAGTCCTTATGCTACATCTATTTCTAATTTTGAAGATGGAACATACGTAGATATTAACGATGGTTTTACCGAATTACTTGGGTTCACGAGAGAAGAGGCAATAGGCCGCACAAGTGTGGAGCTTGGTATCTGGTTGAGTTCTGCCGAAAGAGAGTTTTTTAAAGAAAAGATCATAAAAGACGGATTTTTACATAATGAAGAAGTAACATTCAGAACTAAGGATGGACGTTATCTCCAAGTGGAATTTTCCACTCGATTCACTGTGATCGATGGAGAAAGACGCATGATCAATATGGTAAAAGACGTTTCTTCCAAAAAAGAGGCGGAAAAATTAAAGATCTTGAATAATGAGATCTCTGCTCAGAACGAATTGATCGAGAAACAAAAAACGGAATTAGAGTCTGCACTTGCGCATCTTCAAAAAACACAAAACCAATTGATACTTTCAGAAAAAATGGCCTCTCTTGGACAGTTGGTCGCAGGGATTGCTCATGAGATCAATAATCCGATCGGTGTGATCAGAGCTGCAAACGAATCTGTCAAAAGCCATTTTGATCGTGTATTAGATAGAATGCAAGAAGCAGCTTCCGTATTGCAAAATCTAGGTAACGAAGCCAAGATCGAATTCCAAACTTTATTAAAGAAAGGAAGAGCTTACCAAGAAATTATTCCTCCTAAAGTAGTAAGAGCTAAAACTAAAATTTTAGAATCTAGATTAAAAGAACTCGGTATTTTCGAAGCTAGAAATTTAGCGGAAGGTCTGATTGAAGCCGGATTAGAAGCGGCGCTCGAAGATTTCCCGAAACTATTCACCGGAGAAAAAATCCAACAAGTGCTCCAATATGCCTTGGATGAGATCCAAGCAAGTAGAAGTTCCAAATTAGTGGATATGTCAGTAGATAGAACTTCTAAAATCGTATATGCACTTAAAAACTTCTCTCATTTCAGTAATGGTGGACCTAAAGCTCCCGTAGATATCAGGGAAAGTATTGATACTGTTCTTACGATCTATCAAAACCAATTGAAGTCCGGTATTGAGATCATAAAAGAATATGAGGCGGGAACTCCTATCGTTCCAGGATATTCGGATGATCTATTGCATGTATGGACAAACTTGATCTATAACGCAGCCCAAGCGATGGGCTTTAAAGGAATTCTAAAAATAAACGTAGGTAATCGAGAAAAAGATAAGATCTGCATTAAGATTTCGGATAACGGGCCTGGTATTCCGGAATCGATACAAGAAAGAATTTTCGAACCATTTTTTACAACCAAAGCTCCAGGAGAAGGTTCCGGACTCGGGTTGGACATAGTAAAACGTATCGTGGAAAACCACGGTGGAACTATAGGATTCGAAACTTCTTCCGATGGAACAGCGTTTTTAGTAATTTTACCTCAATGA
- the queD gene encoding 6-carboxytetrahydropterin synthase QueD has translation MEEIELTKEFRFDAAHFLPNVPEGHKCRRMHGHSFRFKLHLKGKVDEKTGWLMDFAEVSKVVKPLLENYLDHYLLNEIEGLENPTSENISIWLWKKLKPQLSLLHKITLNETCTSACVYNGPSEK, from the coding sequence ATGGAAGAAATAGAACTTACCAAAGAATTTCGTTTCGATGCAGCTCACTTTTTACCGAACGTTCCGGAAGGTCATAAGTGTAGGAGGATGCATGGGCATAGTTTTCGATTCAAATTACATCTGAAAGGTAAGGTGGACGAAAAAACCGGTTGGTTGATGGACTTCGCAGAAGTCAGCAAGGTTGTTAAACCTTTGCTCGAAAACTATCTAGATCATTATCTTCTAAACGAAATTGAAGGTCTAGAAAATCCAACCAGCGAGAATATCAGCATCTGGTTGTGGAAAAAACTGAAACCTCAACTTTCTCTCTTACACAAGATCACATTAAACGAAACCTGTACGAGTGCATGCGTTTATAACGGACCTTCTGAGAAATAA
- a CDS encoding uracil-DNA glycosylase codes for MSETSKEQELEIIAREVAPCVRCKLSSTRTQTVFGEGNPNAEVMFIGEGPGKQEDLTGRPFVGKAGELLTRIIERGMGVPRDSVYIANVTKCRPTVDLKFEKDRPPEDDEVIACSPFLLRQISIIQPKVIITLGNPSTRFILRTKEGITKLRGHWGDFHGIPVMPTYHPSYVIRNGGENSPLKRDVWEDIKKVLDRLDWKRPG; via the coding sequence ATGAGTGAAACTTCAAAAGAACAAGAGTTGGAGATCATCGCAAGAGAAGTGGCTCCTTGTGTTCGATGCAAATTAAGCAGTACTCGGACCCAAACTGTTTTCGGAGAAGGAAATCCGAACGCTGAAGTCATGTTCATAGGAGAAGGTCCAGGCAAACAGGAGGACCTAACAGGCAGACCTTTCGTTGGAAAAGCAGGAGAATTATTAACTAGAATTATAGAAAGAGGGATGGGAGTTCCGAGAGACAGTGTCTACATCGCAAATGTCACTAAGTGTAGACCAACCGTAGATCTAAAATTTGAAAAAGACAGACCTCCCGAAGATGACGAAGTAATCGCATGTTCTCCTTTTTTACTCAGACAAATTTCTATCATACAACCAAAGGTGATCATAACCTTAGGAAATCCTTCCACTAGATTTATCCTAAGAACAAAAGAAGGAATCACCAAACTGAGAGGACATTGGGGAGATTTTCATGGGATCCCTGTTATGCCTACTTACCATCCCAGTTACGTAATCCGTAACGGTGGGGAGAATAGCCCCTTAAAAAGAGATGTCTGGGAAGATATAAAAAAGGTCTTGGACAGACTGGATTGGAAACGTCCGGGATAG
- a CDS encoding fatty acid desaturase CarF family protein yields the protein MRTMNFLKILFPSPFKIHRLVEVLSILLFLVFSGLCLYEFGTLSLSAFQDSPWIFLAELVALLFLAYITADFISGFVHFLGDSFGNEFTPYIGPAFIFPFRDHHVDPKGITRHDFVETNGNNCLVSLPILLYCFFAPLGNENFPWARTFWILVLVGIFFTNQIHKWAHQDEPNKLIKYMQKKRWILSPEHHKIHHTAPYDTYFCITTGWWNPLLHKIRFFPTVKKSVDYILNFLHIG from the coding sequence ATGAGAACTATGAACTTCCTGAAAATTTTATTCCCTTCTCCTTTTAAGATCCATAGGCTAGTGGAAGTTCTAAGTATACTTTTATTCTTAGTTTTTTCGGGACTATGTCTGTATGAGTTCGGAACATTATCCCTGTCGGCCTTCCAGGATTCTCCCTGGATTTTTTTAGCCGAACTTGTAGCTCTCTTATTCTTAGCTTATATAACTGCTGACTTTATTTCCGGCTTTGTTCATTTTTTAGGAGATAGTTTCGGGAACGAATTTACTCCTTATATCGGACCTGCTTTTATTTTTCCTTTTAGAGATCATCATGTGGATCCTAAAGGTATCACTCGACATGATTTCGTGGAAACTAACGGGAATAATTGCCTAGTGTCTCTTCCCATTCTTTTGTACTGCTTTTTTGCTCCGTTGGGGAACGAAAACTTTCCTTGGGCCAGAACATTTTGGATACTTGTTCTAGTCGGGATCTTCTTCACCAATCAGATCCATAAATGGGCCCACCAAGACGAGCCGAATAAACTCATCAAATATATGCAAAAAAAGCGTTGGATACTTTCTCCCGAGCATCATAAAATACATCATACGGCTCCATACGATACGTATTTTTGTATTACTACAGGTTGGTGGAATCCGCTACTTCATAAGATCCGATTCTTTCCAACCGTGAAGAAGTCGGTGGACTATATTCTAAATTTTTTGCATATCGGTTAA
- a CDS encoding YjgN family protein produces the protein MENSTTRAKFDGAGWDLFKLYLFNALATISTLGIYSFWARVRVERFLRQHTVFLGQRFDFHATGLERFLGFLKAAPIAIILFCAIKFPLQWWVFSAELEPLSNLIPIFLLLYILGPFIFVGRLRFHLSRTSYNNIRFHFAGRVLELVKIFLVGLPLTIITFGFYSPWFTIRLKRFQIENTYYGNAGFKFDGTGGSLFWIHLKGFLLLIPTLGFYASWWQANVYNYFWNQTTVNGIRFKSNLKGEDILVYTILSYMAILFSLGLAFPWIAVIWYKLFYEAISLEVEPDLSQIQPEFDKGASALAEGFESSLEALADIFD, from the coding sequence ATGGAAAATTCAACGACTCGCGCCAAGTTTGACGGGGCCGGATGGGACCTATTTAAATTATATCTTTTTAATGCTTTGGCTACGATCAGTACATTAGGCATTTATTCTTTTTGGGCAAGAGTAAGAGTAGAAAGATTTCTAAGACAACATACTGTTTTTTTAGGACAAAGATTCGATTTCCACGCAACCGGATTGGAAAGATTTTTAGGATTTTTGAAAGCGGCTCCGATCGCGATCATCCTATTCTGTGCAATTAAATTCCCTTTACAATGGTGGGTCTTTAGTGCTGAGCTTGAACCTCTTTCCAATTTAATTCCGATCTTTCTTCTTCTATATATTTTAGGACCTTTTATCTTTGTAGGAAGATTAAGATTCCATTTAAGTAGGACTTCCTATAATAATATCCGATTCCATTTTGCGGGAAGAGTTCTGGAACTTGTCAAAATTTTCTTAGTAGGACTCCCGCTTACGATCATCACTTTCGGATTTTATTCTCCATGGTTCACGATCCGACTGAAAAGATTTCAGATAGAGAATACATATTATGGAAATGCGGGATTTAAATTTGATGGAACAGGAGGTTCTTTATTCTGGATCCATCTAAAAGGTTTCCTTCTACTTATACCTACATTAGGATTTTATGCTTCTTGGTGGCAGGCAAATGTTTACAACTATTTCTGGAATCAAACAACGGTAAACGGGATCAGATTTAAGTCCAATTTAAAGGGAGAAGATATACTAGTTTATACCATTCTTTCTTATATGGCGATCTTGTTCTCCCTAGGTTTGGCATTTCCTTGGATTGCGGTTATTTGGTACAAATTATTCTACGAGGCAATTTCTTTAGAAGTGGAACCGGATTTAAGCCAGATCCAGCCTGAATTTGACAAAGGTGCTTCCGCATTAGCAGAAGGATTCGAAAGTTCTTTAGAAGCTCTGGCAGATATATTCGATTAA
- a CDS encoding alpha/beta fold hydrolase, producing the protein MLRFLFAFFVCVPLIVSCSANIALKGEILHPKTSDGWDITLEHFPPLQGSANKKYPVILCHGFIANRIYLKINEKSSIVAHLQKEGYDVWLLELRGKQEAGSPSLFWGDKTFDYSIDDYIKQDADAAIQYVLKTTGKEKVNWIGHSMGGMLQYARLGSLGENRVANFVAIGSPAVMDPPSDALKLWSSFTWALNLWPAVPTETWSGVRGGTGLPIFPKRSFEEVFWHAPNIDPKIVSGVFTDSIATVSKREARQMDKIVETGQFRSEDGKLIYSQAFGNIKIPVLLVAGRRDKLGFTYSLRYVYDNLGSTDKTLFILSKGKGFSEDYGHTDLVVGKKADDEVFPTIIHWLNKRN; encoded by the coding sequence ATGCTTCGTTTTCTTTTCGCATTCTTCGTTTGTGTACCTCTAATCGTTTCTTGTTCCGCGAATATCGCGCTAAAAGGAGAGATCCTTCATCCTAAAACCTCGGATGGTTGGGATATCACCCTGGAACATTTTCCCCCTCTGCAAGGATCCGCTAATAAAAAATATCCTGTGATACTCTGTCACGGATTTATAGCGAATCGTATCTATCTTAAGATAAATGAAAAGTCCTCCATAGTGGCACATCTTCAAAAAGAAGGTTATGATGTTTGGCTTTTAGAATTAAGAGGAAAACAAGAAGCAGGATCTCCGTCTTTATTTTGGGGAGATAAAACTTTTGATTATTCCATCGATGATTATATAAAACAAGATGCGGACGCTGCGATCCAATACGTTCTCAAAACCACCGGTAAAGAAAAGGTGAATTGGATCGGCCATAGTATGGGGGGGATGCTCCAATACGCAAGGCTCGGAAGTTTAGGCGAGAACAGAGTGGCGAACTTCGTAGCAATCGGTTCACCCGCAGTCATGGATCCGCCATCCGATGCTTTAAAATTATGGTCCAGTTTTACTTGGGCATTAAATTTATGGCCGGCAGTTCCGACCGAAACTTGGTCCGGAGTCAGAGGAGGAACAGGGCTACCTATTTTTCCTAAAAGAAGTTTCGAAGAAGTATTTTGGCACGCACCGAATATAGATCCTAAAATTGTATCCGGGGTCTTTACCGATTCCATTGCTACAGTCTCCAAAAGAGAAGCAAGACAGATGGATAAGATCGTAGAGACAGGACAGTTCCGTTCGGAAGATGGAAAACTAATCTATTCGCAAGCTTTCGGAAATATCAAGATCCCTGTGCTATTAGTTGCGGGCAGAAGGGACAAACTAGGATTCACATATTCACTTAGGTATGTTTACGATAACTTAGGCTCTACGGATAAAACCTTATTCATACTTTCTAAAGGAAAAGGTTTTTCAGAAGACTATGGTCACACCGATCTAGTCGTAGGAAAGAAGGCGGATGACGAAGTGTTCCCGACAATCATTCACTGGTTGAACAAAAGAAATTAA
- a CDS encoding alpha/beta hydrolase, with protein MKFKNKIIFFLFAIFLFFSCTRYAVITEEAFKNQTANIASNVYLTNFLKHSSDYPPVLLLDPILVNKKSLYLGDYNGLIGVLSGNGFSVFLLHFEVYPGLDLKEVGEKLIPQAVSQVQGLSNRKDYILGGVSVGGQAILHYIRSKKDPAISKVFFLGTGMDYKYNDSFVDDMKKEKRFGTDLSNSCKNKDSFCSRFISLDEDNPTTLYLYQTLWNYLPSLEENPKVWADFELMDFPTLFVAGKLDNIATSESIHPVYRRKRGFTQFFEAGRDNGGKIDYDHLSLFAHESAPSDIYQKIADWLAKKKGE; from the coding sequence ATGAAATTCAAAAATAAAATCATATTCTTCTTATTTGCTATTTTCCTATTTTTCTCCTGCACAAGATATGCAGTGATCACGGAAGAAGCGTTTAAAAATCAGACAGCAAATATAGCGTCTAACGTATATCTGACCAACTTCTTAAAACACAGCTCCGATTATCCGCCTGTCCTACTTTTGGACCCGATCTTAGTGAATAAAAAGTCTTTGTATCTTGGAGATTATAACGGACTGATCGGAGTATTAAGCGGAAACGGATTCTCAGTTTTCCTTTTACATTTCGAAGTATATCCCGGATTAGATCTGAAAGAAGTGGGAGAAAAGCTGATCCCTCAAGCAGTCTCTCAAGTCCAAGGTTTAAGCAATCGTAAAGATTATATTTTAGGCGGAGTCTCAGTAGGAGGCCAGGCAATTCTACATTATATCCGCTCCAAAAAAGATCCAGCAATCTCCAAAGTTTTCTTTTTAGGGACAGGAATGGATTATAAGTATAATGACAGTTTCGTAGACGATATGAAAAAAGAAAAACGATTCGGAACTGATCTTTCCAATTCTTGTAAGAATAAAGATAGCTTCTGTTCCAGATTTATCTCTTTAGATGAAGACAATCCTACTACTTTATATCTTTACCAAACATTATGGAATTATCTTCCTTCATTAGAAGAAAATCCAAAAGTTTGGGCCGATTTCGAGTTAATGGATTTTCCGACCCTATTTGTTGCTGGCAAGTTAGACAATATCGCAACTTCCGAATCCATTCATCCGGTTTATCGTAGAAAAAGAGGATTCACTCAATTTTTCGAAGCAGGACGAGACAATGGAGGAAAAATAGATTACGATCATCTTTCTTTATTCGCACACGAGTCCGCTCCTTCCGATATTTACCAAAAAATAGCGGATTGGTTAGCTAAGAAGAAGGGAGAATAA
- the queC gene encoding 7-cyano-7-deazaguanine synthase QueC, with amino-acid sequence MSPSSKSNSVRTKSHSKNPKAIVLFSGGLDSTTCLYQAIQDGYSPIALSFDYNQKHKQELKSAKKITKLLEVPHLIQKLNPEFFQGSSLTEKKIKVPKNSLGHSEIPNTYVPGRNILFLSFGVSLAEGIGAQRLYIGVNALDYSGYPDCRPEFIKAYSDAIRIGTKTGAEGHPLEICTPLQFLDKKEIVLLGSKLGVPFSMTHSCYDPVGGKPCGKCDSCLLRKKGFQEAGVPEK; translated from the coding sequence ATGAGCCCTTCTTCCAAGTCGAACAGTGTTCGAACGAAATCTCATTCTAAAAACCCAAAAGCAATCGTTCTTTTTTCAGGTGGATTAGATTCTACGACTTGTTTGTACCAAGCTATCCAAGATGGTTATTCCCCTATTGCTCTTTCCTTCGATTATAATCAAAAACACAAACAAGAACTCAAATCCGCCAAAAAGATCACAAAACTTTTAGAAGTTCCACATCTGATCCAAAAATTGAATCCTGAATTTTTCCAAGGTTCTTCTCTTACTGAAAAGAAGATTAAGGTACCTAAAAATTCTTTGGGTCATTCTGAGATCCCCAACACTTATGTTCCCGGAAGAAATATTTTGTTTTTATCTTTCGGAGTTTCTTTGGCAGAAGGTATCGGAGCCCAAAGACTCTATATTGGTGTGAATGCTTTGGATTATTCCGGTTATCCGGATTGTAGACCTGAATTTATAAAAGCGTATTCAGACGCGATCCGCATCGGGACCAAAACTGGAGCAGAGGGTCATCCTCTCGAGATCTGCACACCTTTGCAGTTCTTAGATAAAAAAGAGATCGTGTTATTGGGCTCTAAACTAGGTGTTCCATTTTCTATGACTCATTCTTGCTATGATCCCGTAGGAGGCAAACCCTGCGGAAAATGCGACTCCTGCTTGCTTCGAAAAAAGGGTTTTCAGGAAGCAGGCGTCCCGGAAAAGTGA
- a CDS encoding NAD(P) transhydrogenase subunit alpha, with product MEQFVSYLTIFLIAVFVGIEVINRIPPLLHTPLMSGSNAISGITVIGAILTLHTTNHWIIQVLGFIAIVAATVNVIGGFVVTHRMLGMFKKKD from the coding sequence ATGGAACAGTTCGTAAGCTACCTGACGATATTTTTAATCGCAGTGTTCGTAGGAATCGAGGTCATCAACCGTATTCCTCCTTTATTACATACCCCTCTTATGTCAGGCTCTAACGCCATTTCAGGGATTACAGTCATCGGAGCGATCTTAACTCTTCATACTACAAATCATTGGATTATTCAAGTATTGGGATTTATCGCAATCGTTGCAGCAACCGTCAACGTGATCGGAGGGTTCGTAGTAACTCACCGCATGTTGGGAATGTTCAAGAAAAAGGATTAA
- a CDS encoding M48 family metallopeptidase, which produces MKDKLYDGKTAIPFEGELVPEKDRLVFLSEQKSFSFQYSDILNLDPVGREFRLEIRNPENPTYSFVLVFYSRESYSSVLAGRKSHNKFPLLDLWQNTHFALKLGALALTAFLAFSVYNAGLSYAYFFVPTSYDKKQSEVMSGWVRDYFPECSSPALKSTMKKISKKLKDADDPFDYDIIVIDDEVFNAFAMPGGTIVVFTELLKKTETPEELAGVLAHEMAHIHKRHGVRRQIRSAGNVVLLSLGIGSGFEGVDMLENMDSLYEVLSVTIYDQKFSREYESEADEIALEKLKKSNLTGEGFLNFFKRIQEEYEVPQEGEEAANSNGAVKIPDFLSSHPATEDRIEYVKNIISHPNYPKGKLGISGKEWNRIQKLCSPVKPRKEFKNPLGL; this is translated from the coding sequence ATGAAAGATAAACTATACGATGGAAAAACCGCTATTCCTTTTGAAGGGGAACTTGTTCCGGAGAAAGACAGACTAGTCTTTCTTTCGGAGCAAAAATCCTTTAGTTTCCAATATTCTGATATTCTAAACCTAGATCCTGTAGGCAGAGAATTTAGATTAGAAATAAGGAATCCGGAAAATCCTACGTATAGTTTCGTTCTAGTATTCTATTCTAGAGAAAGTTATAGTTCTGTTCTTGCGGGTAGAAAATCTCATAATAAATTCCCTCTTTTAGATCTATGGCAGAATACTCATTTTGCTCTTAAACTTGGTGCATTGGCCCTAACTGCTTTTTTAGCTTTTTCAGTATATAATGCAGGCCTTTCTTACGCTTACTTTTTTGTTCCGACTAGTTACGATAAAAAACAATCGGAAGTAATGTCAGGATGGGTGAGGGATTATTTTCCTGAATGTTCTTCTCCTGCTTTAAAGTCTACAATGAAGAAGATCAGTAAAAAGCTGAAGGATGCAGATGACCCATTTGATTATGATATTATCGTGATCGATGACGAGGTGTTTAATGCGTTCGCAATGCCTGGCGGGACAATAGTAGTTTTTACCGAGTTATTGAAGAAGACAGAAACTCCGGAAGAACTTGCAGGAGTATTGGCTCATGAGATGGCGCATATTCATAAAAGACATGGGGTTCGTAGGCAAATCCGTTCTGCCGGAAATGTTGTGTTATTATCTTTAGGGATTGGTTCCGGATTCGAAGGAGTGGACATGTTGGAAAACATGGACTCTCTTTATGAGGTCTTGAGTGTTACTATCTACGATCAAAAATTTTCAAGGGAATATGAATCGGAAGCAGACGAGATCGCTTTGGAAAAATTAAAAAAATCGAATCTAACAGGAGAAGGATTCTTAAACTTCTTTAAAAGGATCCAAGAAGAATACGAGGTCCCTCAAGAAGGAGAAGAAGCTGCCAATAGTAATGGCGCTGTAAAAATCCCGGATTTTTTAAGTTCTCATCCTGCCACAGAGGACCGGATAGAATATGTTAAGAATATCATTTCTCATCCGAATTACCCAAAAGGAAAATTAGGAATTTCGGGCAAAGAATGGAATCGTATCCAAAAACTTTGCTCTCCAGTTAAGCCGCGAAAAGAATTTAAGAATCCTTTGGGTTTGTAG